One genomic region from Sphingobacterium multivorum encodes:
- a CDS encoding TolC family protein gives MKRNFILLVLLYSIMFQTRAQEVLTLEDALKTTLSNNFNILLARNDNNIDVENTSLGSAGMLPAVTGTFNRSNSIQNSRQVRADGQIQQISNAKNDNMSYGVNLNWTIFDGLGMFARRDRFKEIQRQGEAEIKYQVITQLSEVMATYYNLVQQKRLINALDTTIALSRYRVTLAENRLEIGKGSKLDLLNAKVDLNTDQTNLLRQQESFKNTKTYLNQLMTRDLSLDFQVEDEMKLDTDLKLGNLIEIADRQNPQIQLAIINNRVAELNLKAVKAERYPKIGLNSGYNWNESHSSLGFSTENKNRGLTYGVSASLNIFNGFLQNRNERIAKFQIKGSELQIQQQKQDIQAQVRTLFQTYITNMELAHVERKNEELAKENLNITMDKFRIGTITTLEVRTAQLNYINVMTRSYTAQYDAKVSEIRLKELTGETY, from the coding sequence ATGAAGAGAAATTTCATCCTACTAGTATTACTTTACTCCATCATGTTTCAAACACGTGCGCAAGAAGTACTGACTTTGGAAGATGCACTGAAAACTACGCTGAGCAATAACTTCAACATTCTCCTGGCTAGAAATGACAATAACATTGATGTGGAGAATACCAGTTTAGGAAGCGCGGGTATGCTCCCAGCAGTAACTGGAACGTTCAATAGAAGCAACTCCATCCAGAATTCCAGACAGGTCAGAGCAGATGGTCAAATACAGCAGATCTCCAATGCAAAAAACGACAACATGTCTTACGGGGTCAACCTAAACTGGACGATATTCGATGGATTGGGTATGTTTGCCCGTCGCGATCGCTTCAAAGAAATACAACGCCAAGGGGAAGCGGAGATTAAATATCAAGTGATCACCCAGCTCAGCGAAGTCATGGCAACCTACTACAATCTGGTGCAGCAAAAGCGCCTGATAAATGCGCTGGATACCACCATCGCCCTATCGAGATACCGCGTCACGCTGGCCGAAAATCGCCTGGAGATCGGAAAAGGCTCCAAGCTGGATCTCCTGAATGCGAAAGTCGATTTAAATACCGATCAGACAAACTTACTCAGACAGCAGGAAAGCTTCAAAAATACCAAGACTTACCTCAATCAGCTGATGACACGCGACTTGAGCCTGGATTTTCAGGTTGAAGATGAGATGAAACTTGATACGGATCTTAAACTTGGTAATCTGATCGAAATTGCCGATCGCCAAAATCCACAAATTCAGCTTGCCATCATCAACAATCGGGTGGCCGAACTCAACTTAAAAGCAGTTAAGGCCGAACGTTATCCCAAAATTGGATTAAACAGTGGTTACAACTGGAACGAATCCCACTCCTCCCTCGGTTTCTCGACAGAAAACAAAAATAGAGGTCTTACCTACGGTGTATCGGCTTCCCTTAATATTTTCAATGGATTTCTGCAAAATAGAAACGAACGGATTGCCAAATTTCAGATTAAGGGTTCTGAGCTACAGATACAGCAACAGAAACAAGATATTCAGGCACAGGTCAGAACGCTGTTCCAAACCTACATCACCAATATGGAACTGGCTCATGTAGAACGGAAAAATGAGGAGCTGGCAAAAGAAAATTTAAATATCACCATGGATAAATTCCGTATCGGTACCATCACAACCTTGGAAGTAAGAACAGCGCAGCTAAACTACATCAATGTAATGACTCGGAGCTATACTGCACAATATGACGCGAAGGTATCCGAAATACGCCTAAAAGAATTAACAGGCGAAACATACTAG
- a CDS encoding acyl-[acyl-carrier-protein] thioesterase produces MEKSIFEKEWEIYFTQCYSNGRIRFSDLSNILQLTAGEHANIAGFGFKEMAKHNQTWVLSRIRIEIARLPKWMDLVKVKTWVQELEGARSTRNFEITVNGQMYVTATSYWAVINTVKRSSETLAISTKDFTTYPDRPATQQPFSKLDISQTVKNSDEYSVKLSDLDIVNHANNVKYLDWCMDRLPIELVLTNQIKSLEMNYLRELRYNDTVEINGDATDQGYFMTVTKQQRIHFALAIETK; encoded by the coding sequence ATGGAAAAATCTATTTTTGAAAAAGAGTGGGAAATCTATTTCACGCAATGCTATTCTAACGGCCGCATTCGTTTCTCTGATTTATCCAATATCCTGCAGCTTACCGCGGGAGAACATGCCAATATTGCTGGTTTCGGTTTTAAAGAAATGGCCAAACATAATCAAACTTGGGTACTTAGCCGCATACGCATAGAGATTGCACGACTGCCCAAATGGATGGATCTTGTCAAGGTTAAAACTTGGGTTCAGGAATTGGAAGGCGCGCGCTCAACGCGGAATTTCGAAATTACAGTCAATGGGCAGATGTATGTTACGGCAACCAGTTATTGGGCTGTGATCAATACCGTGAAGCGGAGCTCTGAAACACTCGCAATTTCCACCAAGGATTTTACCACCTATCCCGATCGCCCGGCAACACAACAGCCCTTTTCAAAACTGGATATTTCCCAGACTGTCAAAAACAGCGATGAATATAGCGTTAAGCTTTCTGACTTGGATATTGTCAATCACGCCAACAATGTAAAATACCTGGACTGGTGTATGGACAGGTTGCCCATTGAACTTGTCTTGACCAATCAGATCAAATCCCTAGAGATGAATTACCTGCGTGAATTACGCTATAATGATACCGTAGAAATTAATGGCGATGCAACTGATCAGGGTTACTTTATGACAGTGACCAAACAGCAGCGTATTCATTTTGCGCTAGCCATAGAAACAAAATAA
- a CDS encoding gluconate 2-dehydrogenase subunit 3 family protein, with translation MNRREALQRVALILGGTVIGANLFLEGCTRSATKDVQALFEAKTTDLLGDLAEAILPATATPGAKEAGVGSFIPVMVRDCYTEKQQKAFLIGFASLDDKAKEVKGKPFLELSAADRTAVAAALDKEANEFNKKQAEDQKDIIEKNKEKQNQLYNYVENDPPHWFTMFKQLTLTGFFNSELGCTKALRFVKIPGKFDGNLPYKKGDKAFA, from the coding sequence ATGAATAGAAGAGAAGCATTACAACGGGTTGCCTTAATTTTAGGAGGTACCGTTATCGGCGCTAATTTATTTTTGGAGGGTTGTACGCGCTCAGCAACAAAAGATGTGCAAGCATTATTTGAAGCGAAGACAACTGACTTATTAGGTGACTTGGCTGAGGCAATCTTACCAGCTACCGCAACTCCGGGTGCGAAAGAAGCAGGGGTAGGAAGTTTTATTCCGGTCATGGTTCGTGACTGTTATACAGAAAAGCAACAAAAAGCATTTTTAATTGGTTTTGCGAGCTTAGATGATAAGGCAAAAGAGGTGAAAGGCAAGCCATTCCTGGAGCTTTCTGCGGCAGACAGAACAGCTGTTGCGGCTGCTTTGGACAAAGAAGCCAACGAGTTTAATAAAAAACAGGCTGAAGATCAAAAAGATATCATTGAGAAGAATAAGGAGAAACAAAATCAATTGTACAATTACGTTGAGAACGATCCACCACACTGGTTCACGATGTTCAAACAGTTAACATTGACTGGTTTCTTCAACTCCGAGCTGGGCTGTACAAAAGCGCTACGTTTTGTAAAGATCCCCGGAAAATTTGATGGTAACCTTCCTTACAAAAAAGGCGATAAAGCATTTGCATAA